A genomic region of Paenibacillus sp. PL2-23 contains the following coding sequences:
- the secG gene encoding preprotein translocase subunit SecG — translation MEVTLKILLVLFSIGLIAVVLLQKGKSAGLSGAITGGAEHLFGKQKARGLDLFLQRLTVALAIGFFVLSLVVSYFVQQ, via the coding sequence ATGGAAGTCACATTGAAGATCCTGCTTGTATTGTTCTCGATCGGCTTGATCGCGGTCGTCCTGCTGCAGAAGGGCAAGAGCGCTGGTTTGTCCGGTGCCATTACGGGCGGTGCTGAGCATTTGTTCGGCAAGCAGAAGGCGCGTGGTCTGGACCTGTTCCTGCAGCGTCTGACGGTTGCTTTGGCAATTGGATTCTTTGTGTTGTCCCTGGTGGTATCCTATTTCGTCCAACAATAG
- the pgk gene encoding phosphoglycerate kinase: protein MNKKSIRDVAELAGKRVFVRVDFNVPIENGQITDDKRIRETLPTINYLIEKGAKVILASHLGRPNGEVVEELRHTASAVRLSELLGKTVAKANEAIGDIVETQVAAMNNGDVLLLENVRFYPGEEKNDPELAKAFAKLADLFVNDAFGAAHRAHASTEGIAHILPAVSGLLMERELEVLGKALNNPERPFTAIVGGSKVKDKIAVIDKMLEIADNIIIGGGLSYTFFKAQGHEIGKSLVDNSKLDLALEFIEKAKKLGKNFYIPVDVVVTDDFSADANTQIVGIDGIPSDWEGIDIGPKTRELYADVIKNSKLVVWNGPMGVFEIEPFSHGTRAVAQATAETSAYTVIGGGDSAAAAEKFGLADQMDFISTGGGASLEFMEGKQLPGVVALNDK, encoded by the coding sequence ATGAACAAGAAGAGTATTCGCGACGTAGCAGAGCTGGCGGGCAAGCGCGTATTCGTGCGTGTGGACTTCAACGTGCCAATCGAGAACGGTCAGATTACAGACGACAAGCGGATCCGCGAGACGCTGCCAACGATTAACTATCTGATCGAGAAGGGCGCTAAGGTTATTCTGGCGAGCCATCTCGGCCGTCCGAACGGTGAAGTGGTAGAGGAGCTGCGCCACACGGCTTCCGCAGTGCGTCTGTCCGAGCTGCTGGGCAAGACGGTAGCCAAAGCGAACGAAGCGATTGGCGATATCGTCGAGACGCAGGTTGCGGCGATGAACAATGGCGACGTCCTGCTGCTGGAGAATGTACGCTTCTATCCTGGCGAGGAGAAAAATGATCCTGAGCTGGCGAAAGCGTTCGCGAAGCTGGCTGACCTGTTCGTCAACGACGCGTTCGGCGCCGCTCACCGCGCTCATGCTTCCACAGAAGGCATTGCGCACATCCTGCCTGCCGTGTCCGGTCTGCTGATGGAGAGAGAGCTTGAGGTGCTGGGCAAAGCGCTGAACAACCCTGAGCGTCCGTTCACAGCTATCGTAGGCGGCTCCAAAGTGAAGGACAAAATTGCGGTTATCGACAAAATGCTGGAGATCGCCGACAACATCATCATCGGCGGCGGCCTCTCCTATACGTTCTTCAAAGCGCAAGGCCATGAGATTGGCAAGTCCCTGGTGGACAACAGCAAGCTGGATCTGGCGCTCGAGTTCATCGAAAAAGCGAAGAAGCTGGGCAAAAACTTCTACATCCCTGTAGACGTTGTGGTTACGGATGACTTCAGCGCGGATGCGAACACGCAAATCGTGGGCATCGACGGCATTCCTTCCGACTGGGAAGGCATTGACATCGGTCCCAAAACGCGTGAGCTGTATGCGGATGTCATCAAAAACTCCAAGCTGGTTGTATGGAACGGACCAATGGGCGTATTCGAGATCGAGCCGTTCTCCCATGGCACGCGCGCGGTAGCACAAGCAACTGCGGAGACTTCGGCCTACACGGTTATCGGCGGCGGCGATTCCGCTGCAGCGGCTGAGAAGTTCGGTCTGGCTGACCAGATGGACTTCATCTCGACAGGCGGCGGCGCTTCCCTGGAGTTCATGGAAGGCAAGCAGCTTCCGGGCGTAGTAGCTCTTAACGACAAATAA
- a CDS encoding sugar-binding domain-containing protein, translated as MRELIELQQQLVPDLLEVMRKRYMILHQVMLSDTIGRRTLANALDMTERVLRAETEFLKEQGLLEIDSAGMRISERGRSMLEQLEPLYKSMFGLSELEERLRAAFGLSQVVIVQGDSETSVQTKRELGRAACQVLRLKIHPRDVVAITGGTTLSHVANQLTPTPAMKDIWFVPARGGLGESLDYQANTLASTMAKRTGGNYRLLHVPDHLGEEAFASLMQEPNIREIVSVIRSARIVVHGIGDAMVMARRRKLELDVVEAMKADGALAEAFGFYFDRSGAVVHKMQTVGLRLEDIVNTECVIGVAGGQGKGEAIAAVMRFGHNDVLVTDEAAALEIVKLLD; from the coding sequence ATGCGAGAGCTCATTGAACTGCAGCAGCAGCTTGTGCCGGATCTTCTGGAGGTCATGCGGAAGCGGTATATGATCCTGCATCAGGTCATGCTATCGGACACAATCGGACGTCGGACGCTGGCGAACGCGCTGGATATGACGGAGAGGGTGCTCCGGGCGGAAACCGAATTTTTGAAAGAGCAAGGCCTGTTGGAGATTGACTCCGCAGGAATGCGAATCAGTGAGCGTGGACGGAGCATGCTGGAGCAGCTTGAGCCGCTCTACAAGTCGATGTTCGGCTTGTCCGAGCTGGAGGAGAGGCTTCGCGCAGCGTTCGGTCTATCCCAGGTTGTTATTGTGCAGGGCGATTCCGAAACGTCGGTACAGACGAAGCGGGAGCTTGGTCGCGCAGCCTGCCAGGTGCTCAGGTTGAAGATTCATCCCCGCGATGTGGTGGCTATAACAGGCGGTACAACCCTGTCGCACGTAGCGAATCAGTTGACGCCAACCCCGGCGATGAAGGACATCTGGTTCGTGCCGGCCCGAGGCGGTCTCGGCGAAAGCCTCGACTATCAGGCCAACACATTGGCGTCGACGATGGCCAAGCGGACAGGCGGCAATTATCGACTGCTGCATGTGCCGGACCACTTGGGCGAGGAAGCATTCGCGTCGCTTATGCAAGAGCCGAACATCAGGGAAATCGTCAGCGTTATCCGCAGCGCGCGCATTGTGGTGCACGGGATCGGAGACGCGATGGTAATGGCGAGGCGCAGAAAGCTGGAGCTCGATGTCGTAGAAGCGATGAAGGCGGACGGTGCGCTGGCAGAGGCATTCGGGTTTTATTTTGACCGGAGCGGGGCTGTCGTTCACAAAATGCAGACGGTAGGATTACGACTTGAGGATATTGTGAACACTGAATGTGTTATTGGCGTAGCAGGCGGTCAGGGCAAGGGAGAAGCGATAGCGGCGGTCATGCGTTTCGGGCATAATGACGTGCTCGTGACGGACGAAGCGGCGGCGCTTGAGATCGTCAAGCTGCTGGACTGA
- the gap gene encoding type I glyceraldehyde-3-phosphate dehydrogenase, with translation MVKVGINGFGRIGRNVFRAALNNSEVEIVAVNDLTDVNTLAHLLKYDTTHGVLDATVEAKEGALVVNGKEIKVFAERNPADLPWGSVGAEIVVESTGIFTAKEKAELHLQGGAKKVIISAPATNEDITVVIGVNEDKYDPAAHTIISNASCTTNCLAPFAKVLNDKFGIVKGMMTTVHSYTNDQSVLDVPHKDLRRARAAAENIIPSSTGAAKAVSLVLPELKGKLNGMAMRVPTPNVSVTDLVAELKVNVTVEEVNAAFKEASETSLKGILNYNELPLVSSDYNGDPASSTIDALSTMVVEGNMVKVVSWYDNEWGYSNRVVDLAAYIASKGL, from the coding sequence ATGGTTAAAGTTGGTATTAATGGTTTTGGACGTATTGGTCGTAACGTATTCCGCGCGGCGCTGAACAATTCTGAAGTGGAGATCGTAGCGGTGAACGACCTGACTGACGTTAACACGCTGGCTCACCTGCTCAAATACGATACAACTCACGGTGTTCTGGACGCTACTGTAGAAGCCAAAGAAGGCGCGCTGGTTGTTAACGGCAAAGAAATCAAAGTATTCGCTGAGCGCAACCCTGCAGACCTGCCTTGGGGCTCCGTAGGCGCTGAGATCGTTGTTGAATCCACAGGTATCTTCACTGCTAAGGAGAAAGCCGAGCTTCACCTGCAAGGCGGCGCTAAGAAGGTTATCATCTCCGCTCCAGCTACAAACGAAGATATTACAGTGGTTATCGGCGTTAACGAAGACAAATACGATCCGGCTGCGCACACAATCATCTCCAACGCGTCTTGCACAACCAACTGTCTGGCTCCTTTCGCAAAAGTATTGAACGATAAATTCGGCATCGTTAAAGGTATGATGACAACTGTTCACTCGTACACAAACGACCAATCCGTGCTTGACGTTCCTCATAAAGACCTGCGCCGCGCTCGCGCTGCAGCTGAGAACATCATTCCTTCCTCCACAGGCGCTGCGAAAGCTGTTTCGCTGGTACTGCCTGAGCTGAAAGGCAAGCTGAACGGTATGGCTATGCGCGTTCCTACGCCTAACGTATCCGTAACGGATCTGGTAGCTGAGCTGAAAGTAAACGTAACGGTTGAAGAAGTAAACGCAGCATTCAAAGAAGCCTCTGAGACTTCCCTCAAAGGCATCCTGAACTACAATGAGCTGCCGCTGGTATCCAGCGACTACAACGGCGACCCGGCTTCCTCCACAATCGACGCTCTGTCGACTATGGTTGTTGAAGGCAACATGGTGAAGGTTGTTTCCTGGTACGACAACGAGTGGGGCTATTCCAACCGCGTAGTTGATCTTGCTGCATATATCGCAAGCAAAGGTCTGTAA
- the tpiA gene encoding triose-phosphate isomerase, protein MSRTPIIAGNWKMFKTVSEATAFFAEVKGKAEVAGVESVICAPFTALPALVEAAKGTTIAIGAQNVHFEDNGAFTGEISGSMLKELGVKYVIIGHSERRAYFGETDEIVNKKTVAAFKHGLTPIVCVGEKLEERESGATKEVCKVQTEGAFQGLSAEQAAEVVVAYEPIWAIGTGKSSTSEDAQDVIGYIRTVIAGLYDEAVAAKVRIQYGGSVKPNNVSEYLGQADIDGALVGGASLEPASYIALIEGAK, encoded by the coding sequence ATGAGCAGAACACCTATTATCGCTGGCAACTGGAAAATGTTCAAAACCGTCTCCGAAGCGACGGCATTCTTCGCGGAAGTGAAGGGCAAAGCAGAGGTAGCGGGCGTGGAGAGCGTCATCTGCGCTCCATTCACGGCGCTTCCTGCGCTTGTGGAAGCGGCGAAAGGCACGACGATCGCTATCGGCGCGCAGAACGTCCACTTTGAGGACAATGGCGCGTTCACGGGCGAAATCAGCGGCTCCATGCTGAAGGAGCTGGGCGTGAAATACGTCATTATCGGCCATTCCGAGCGCCGCGCTTACTTCGGCGAAACGGACGAGATCGTGAACAAGAAGACGGTTGCGGCATTCAAGCACGGCCTGACACCTATCGTCTGCGTAGGCGAGAAGCTGGAGGAGCGTGAGTCCGGCGCAACAAAGGAAGTGTGCAAGGTTCAGACGGAGGGTGCGTTCCAAGGCCTGTCCGCGGAGCAAGCGGCTGAAGTTGTGGTTGCCTACGAGCCAATCTGGGCGATCGGTACGGGCAAATCCTCCACTTCCGAAGACGCGCAAGACGTTATCGGCTATATCCGCACTGTTATTGCGGGTCTGTACGACGAAGCGGTAGCGGCGAAGGTTCGTATCCAATACGGCGGCAGCGTGAAGCCGAACAACGTATCGGAATACCTCGGCCAAGCGGATATCGACGGCGCGCTGGTAGGCGGAGCAAGCCTTGAGCCTGCGTCCTACATCGCTCTGATCGAGGGGGCCAAGTAA
- a CDS encoding ABC transporter permease, which produces MTVLKNKLIIASPVIALLVVFIFSLTLMPSATMKPADLPVAIVNLDEGADLPDGSKLKLGEAIAAQMGQGAAGTGDEASPVKWVGVSSYEEARKGLNEQSYYAAVIIPADFSRKQASLRSPEPQAPELEVLVNQGMNATAASMVTQMVNGMLGGMNAKLSAELFGELESQGAMLTPKQAAAIAAPIASKVTNVNEFGTSAARGNAPISLFQPIWMASIAGAAITTLVVGQTIGRAGVSRRDKLHARLAQLGIGIVIALLAGFTMAWLADGMLDLNVPSVGDMGLFLARSVLAFFLMIAAVLSWTGIQGIALFVLLLFFGAPLLSLPPEFMNGFYRDWIHSWIPMRFMVDGLRELFFFGQGFSLNGPALVLAGIAVVSFVVLLLSVMKPGGVKGAAAP; this is translated from the coding sequence ATGACCGTTTTAAAAAATAAGCTGATCATAGCCTCTCCGGTTATTGCTCTGCTTGTTGTATTTATCTTTTCGCTGACGCTTATGCCAAGCGCGACGATGAAGCCGGCCGACCTGCCGGTTGCAATCGTGAACCTGGATGAGGGAGCCGACCTGCCGGATGGCTCAAAGCTGAAGCTGGGCGAAGCTATCGCGGCACAGATGGGGCAGGGGGCCGCTGGCACAGGCGATGAGGCCTCTCCCGTGAAGTGGGTGGGGGTAAGCAGCTATGAAGAAGCGCGCAAAGGCTTGAACGAGCAGTCCTATTACGCTGCGGTGATCATACCGGCCGACTTCAGTCGGAAGCAGGCTTCGCTTCGCTCTCCAGAGCCGCAAGCGCCGGAGCTGGAGGTGCTTGTGAATCAAGGCATGAACGCCACGGCGGCCTCTATGGTGACGCAGATGGTGAATGGGATGCTCGGCGGGATGAATGCCAAGCTCAGCGCGGAGCTGTTCGGCGAGCTGGAGAGCCAAGGCGCTATGCTGACTCCGAAGCAAGCCGCGGCTATTGCGGCGCCGATCGCCAGCAAAGTGACGAATGTGAACGAATTCGGCACAAGCGCGGCAAGAGGCAATGCACCCATCTCGCTGTTCCAGCCCATCTGGATGGCAAGCATCGCGGGCGCTGCGATTACGACGCTGGTCGTCGGCCAAACGATCGGGCGAGCGGGAGTAAGCCGTCGTGATAAGCTGCATGCCAGACTGGCGCAGCTTGGAATCGGTATAGTGATCGCCTTGCTGGCAGGCTTCACCATGGCCTGGCTCGCAGACGGCATGCTCGATCTGAACGTGCCAAGCGTGGGAGACATGGGACTATTCTTAGCGCGGTCTGTGCTTGCGTTCTTCCTTATGATCGCGGCTGTACTGAGCTGGACAGGAATTCAGGGCATCGCGCTGTTCGTCCTGCTATTGTTCTTCGGGGCGCCTCTATTGTCGCTGCCGCCTGAGTTCATGAATGGGTTTTACCGCGACTGGATTCATTCCTGGATCCCAATGCGGTTCATGGTTGATGGTCTGAGAGAGCTGTTCTTCTTCGGCCAAGGCTTCAGTTTAAATGGTCCAGCGCTTGTACTGGCAGGGATTGCTGTAGTGAGCTTTGTCGTGCTGCTGCTGTCCGTCATGAAGCCGGGTGGAGTGAAGGGTGCAGCAGCGCCATGA
- the eno gene encoding phosphopyruvate hydratase, giving the protein MSIIVDVYAREVLDSRGNPTVEVEVALESGGKGRAIVPSGASTGAYEAVELRDGDKSRYLGKGVTKAVDNVNSIIAPEIIGLDALDQVAIDRKMIALDGTPNKAKLGANAILAVSMAVARAAADALDVPLYTYLGGFNAKTLPVPMMNIINGGEHADNNIDVQEFMVLPVGASDFKEALRIGAEIFHNLKAVLHDKGLNTAVGDEGGFAPNLGSNEEAITTIISAIERAGYKPGVDVFLGMDVASTEFFKDGKYVLAGEGKSFTPAEFVDLLASWVEKYPIVSIEDGCSEDDWEGWKLLTEKLGSKVQLVGDDLFVTNTERLSSGIEQGVGNSILVKVNQIGTLTETFDAIEMAKRAGYTAVISHRSGESEDSTIADIAVATNAGQIKTGAPSRTDRVAKYNQLLRIEDQLGSTAQYGGKAAFYNLKNFK; this is encoded by the coding sequence ATGTCCATTATCGTTGACGTATACGCACGCGAAGTGCTGGATTCCCGCGGGAATCCAACTGTTGAAGTTGAAGTAGCTCTGGAGTCCGGCGGCAAAGGCCGCGCGATCGTGCCATCCGGCGCGTCCACTGGCGCGTACGAAGCCGTTGAGCTTCGCGACGGTGACAAATCCCGTTACCTGGGCAAAGGCGTAACCAAAGCTGTTGATAACGTTAACTCCATCATCGCTCCTGAGATTATTGGTCTGGACGCGCTTGATCAAGTGGCTATCGACCGCAAAATGATCGCTCTGGACGGCACGCCGAACAAAGCGAAGCTGGGCGCTAACGCAATCCTTGCGGTATCCATGGCTGTAGCTCGCGCGGCTGCTGACGCTCTGGATGTGCCGCTCTACACATACCTTGGCGGCTTCAACGCGAAAACTCTGCCAGTGCCAATGATGAACATCATCAACGGCGGCGAGCATGCTGACAACAACATCGACGTACAAGAGTTCATGGTTCTGCCGGTTGGCGCTTCCGATTTCAAAGAAGCTCTTCGCATCGGCGCGGAAATTTTCCACAACCTGAAAGCTGTACTGCATGACAAGGGCCTGAACACGGCTGTTGGCGACGAAGGCGGCTTCGCGCCGAACCTGGGCTCCAACGAAGAAGCGATCACAACAATCATCTCCGCCATCGAGCGCGCTGGCTACAAGCCTGGCGTGGACGTATTCCTGGGCATGGACGTTGCTTCCACCGAGTTCTTCAAGGACGGCAAATACGTGCTGGCTGGCGAAGGCAAATCGTTTACGCCTGCTGAGTTCGTAGACCTGCTGGCTTCGTGGGTTGAGAAGTATCCAATCGTATCGATCGAAGACGGCTGCTCCGAAGACGACTGGGAAGGCTGGAAGCTTCTCACTGAGAAGCTGGGCAGCAAGGTTCAGCTCGTAGGCGATGACCTGTTCGTAACGAACACTGAGCGTCTGTCCTCCGGCATCGAGCAAGGCGTGGGCAACTCCATTCTGGTTAAAGTGAACCAAATCGGTACGCTGACTGAAACCTTCGACGCGATCGAAATGGCGAAGCGCGCTGGCTACACAGCGGTTATCTCCCATCGTTCCGGCGAGTCCGAGGACAGCACTATTGCGGACATCGCGGTTGCGACGAACGCTGGCCAGATCAAAACAGGCGCTCCTTCCCGTACGGACCGCGTAGCGAAGTACAACCAATTGCTTCGCATCGAGGACCAACTGGGCTCCACAGCTCAATACGGTGGCAAAGCGGCATTCTACAACCTGAAAAACTTCAAATAA
- a CDS encoding TetR/AcrR family transcriptional regulator C-terminal domain-containing protein: MKEEQQHVDRRVVRTKRMIRDALTELMEEKGFDGITVKDLTERADINRGTFYIHYKDKYDLLEQSEMELINEITGLAETSFLKVAANYNKQMSNWTLLPFVEQLFELIQENAAFMKVILGPKGDPSFQKKIKEVIKRRSLPILTTIGGELLVPAEYLTAYVSSAHLGVIQNWLESGMKTPPKEMAYFLAQMTLLGPGYVAGITRENRESIREYLESQRLN, encoded by the coding sequence ATGAAAGAGGAACAGCAGCATGTAGATCGCCGCGTAGTACGGACCAAACGGATGATTCGCGACGCGCTTACGGAGCTTATGGAGGAGAAGGGCTTTGACGGCATTACGGTCAAGGACCTGACGGAACGGGCCGACATTAACCGGGGGACGTTCTATATCCACTATAAGGACAAATACGATTTGCTGGAGCAGAGCGAGATGGAGCTGATCAACGAAATAACGGGGCTTGCGGAGACCAGCTTCCTCAAGGTCGCTGCTAATTACAACAAGCAGATGAGCAACTGGACGCTGCTTCCGTTCGTGGAGCAGCTGTTCGAGCTCATACAAGAGAATGCCGCTTTCATGAAGGTAATCCTGGGACCTAAGGGAGATCCCTCCTTCCAGAAGAAGATCAAGGAAGTGATCAAGCGGCGCTCCCTGCCTATTCTGACGACCATCGGCGGCGAGCTGCTGGTGCCTGCCGAATACTTGACCGCATACGTCAGCTCCGCTCACCTCGGTGTTATTCAGAACTGGCTGGAGAGCGGGATGAAGACGCCTCCGAAGGAGATGGCATATTTCCTGGCGCAGATGACCCTGCTTGGCCCAGGTTACGTAGCAGGTATTACGCGGGAGAACAGGGAGTCGATACGCGAGTACCTGGAGAGCCAGCGGCTCAACTAA
- the gpmI gene encoding 2,3-bisphosphoglycerate-independent phosphoglycerate mutase, translating to MSRKPVALIILDGFGLRNDVTGNAVALANKPNYDRYWAQYPHTTLTASGEAVGLPDGQMGNSEVGHLNIGAGRIVYQDLTRISKSIREGEFYENETLLAAVNHVKARGKKLHLYGLLSDGGVHSHIAHLFALLELAKKEGLTEVYVHAFLDGRDVSPDSAKGYVEQLQAKIEELGVGRIATVQGRYYAMDRDKRWERTEKSYRAMVYGEGPQYIDPVQAVEESYVLSVYDEFVMPTVIVGGDGKPVGLVESEDAVIFFNFRPDRAIQLSQVFMNDDFHGFDRGVNHPVGLHFVCLTLFSETVGGYVAYSPKNLDNTLGEVLAQNGKTQLRTAETEKYPHVTFFFSGGRDKELPGETRVLINSPKVATYDLQPEMSAYELAASTVREIEADKHDAIILNFANPDMVGHSGMLEPTIKAVEATDECLGQVVEAVLAKGGVCIITADHGNADMVFDENGRPHTAHTTNPVPFIVTREGASLREGGILADIAPTMLDLLGLAKPVEMTGSTLLGQK from the coding sequence ATGTCCCGCAAACCGGTAGCACTTATTATCCTGGACGGCTTCGGCCTTCGGAATGACGTGACGGGCAACGCGGTTGCGCTAGCGAACAAGCCGAATTACGACCGTTACTGGGCGCAATACCCGCACACAACACTGACGGCTTCCGGTGAAGCGGTTGGTCTGCCTGACGGCCAGATGGGCAACTCCGAGGTTGGCCATCTGAACATTGGCGCGGGCCGCATCGTATACCAGGATCTGACGCGCATCAGCAAGTCGATTCGCGAAGGCGAGTTCTATGAGAATGAGACGCTGCTTGCTGCCGTCAATCATGTGAAGGCGAGAGGCAAGAAGCTTCATCTGTACGGCTTGCTGTCCGACGGCGGCGTTCACAGCCACATCGCTCACCTGTTCGCGCTGCTGGAGCTCGCGAAGAAGGAAGGGCTGACAGAGGTTTATGTGCATGCGTTCCTGGATGGCCGCGACGTTTCGCCTGACAGCGCCAAAGGCTACGTGGAGCAGCTGCAAGCGAAGATCGAGGAGCTGGGCGTAGGCCGCATCGCGACGGTGCAAGGCCGTTACTACGCGATGGACCGCGACAAGCGCTGGGAGCGTACGGAGAAGTCTTACCGCGCGATGGTATACGGCGAAGGCCCTCAATACATCGATCCCGTGCAGGCTGTCGAGGAATCTTACGTGTTGTCCGTATATGACGAGTTCGTCATGCCGACGGTTATCGTGGGCGGCGACGGCAAGCCGGTAGGGCTTGTGGAGTCTGAGGATGCCGTCATCTTCTTCAACTTCCGTCCGGACCGCGCGATTCAGCTGTCTCAAGTATTTATGAATGACGATTTCCACGGCTTCGACCGCGGCGTTAATCATCCCGTTGGTCTGCACTTCGTCTGCTTGACGCTCTTCAGCGAAACCGTAGGCGGCTATGTCGCGTATTCTCCGAAGAATCTCGACAACACGCTGGGCGAGGTGCTGGCGCAGAACGGCAAGACGCAGCTTCGCACGGCGGAGACGGAGAAGTATCCGCATGTGACATTCTTCTTCAGCGGCGGCCGCGACAAGGAGCTTCCGGGCGAGACGCGTGTGCTGATCAATTCGCCGAAGGTGGCGACGTACGATCTGCAGCCGGAGATGAGCGCTTACGAGCTGGCGGCATCCACCGTCCGTGAGATTGAAGCGGATAAGCATGATGCGATCATCCTGAACTTCGCGAATCCCGACATGGTGGGACACTCCGGCATGCTGGAGCCGACGATCAAAGCGGTAGAAGCGACGGATGAGTGCCTGGGTCAAGTGGTTGAAGCGGTGCTTGCCAAGGGCGGCGTCTGCATCATCACGGCGGACCATGGCAATGCTGATATGGTGTTCGACGAGAACGGCCGTCCGCATACGGCGCATACGACGAACCCGGTTCCTTTTATCGTAACGAGAGAAGGCGCGTCGCTGCGCGAAGGCGGCATTCTGGCGGACATTGCGCCAACGATGCTGGACCTGCTGGGACTGGCGAAGCCAGTTGAAATGACAGGCTCGACATTGCTTGGTCAGAAATAG